From the genome of Triticum aestivum cultivar Chinese Spring chromosome 3B, IWGSC CS RefSeq v2.1, whole genome shotgun sequence, one region includes:
- the LOC123070546 gene encoding probable histone chaperone ASF1A: MSAVNLTNVAVLNNPTSFVNPFQFEISYDFLVGLPDLEWKLIYVGSAEDENYDQQLESVLVGPVNVGTYRFVLEADPPDPSKIREEDIIGVTVLLLTCSYMGQEFIRVGYYVNNDYDDEQLREEPPAKLLIDRVQRNILTDKPRVTKFPINFHPETSGGQQQDQPQSAVPENHTSEGSKANADL, translated from the exons atgagcgcGGTGAACTTAACGAACGTGGCGGTGCTGAACAACCCTACCTCTTTCGTCAATCCCTTCCAGTTCGAGATCTCGTACGA TTTTTTGGTCGGCCTTCCAGATCTGGAGTGGAAGCTTATATATGTTGGATCAGCTGAAGATGAGAACTATGATCAGCAACTTGAGAGTGTGCTTGTTGGCCCTGTGAATGTTGGGACATACCGTTTTGTTCTGGAG GCCGACCCCCCTGATCCCTCAAAGATCCGTGAGGAGGACATAATCGGTGTTACGGTGCTTTTGTTGACCTGTTCATACATGGGGCAGGAATTCATCAGAGTAGGCTACTACGTGAACAATGATTACGACGATGAGCAACTTAGGGAAGAACCCCCAGCGAAGCTGCTGATTGACCGGGTGCAGAGAAATATTTTGACCGACAAGCCCCGAGTCACCAAGTTCCCCATCAATTTCCATCCTGAAACCAGCGGAGGACAGCAGCAAGATCAGCCACAATCAGCTGTACCTGAAAACCATACAAGCGAAGGGAGCAAGGCCAACGCAGATCTTTGA